One genomic window of Arachis hypogaea cultivar Tifrunner chromosome 8, arahy.Tifrunner.gnm2.J5K5, whole genome shotgun sequence includes the following:
- the LOC112706172 gene encoding probable mitochondrial adenine nucleotide transporter BTL3, which translates to MPLPQDLTPHQQSHRFLNFPSDFSSLTAPPPGGLFLEPATPDSFLRLLPAASIRAELNPSPPRRRLKAAVAASCFLSVSLPSAKLVVPNGDNGSDKETSSEEGVVEVQHKVRTVRGGNAVNNTTKHLWAGAVAAMVSRTCVAPLERLKLEYIVRGEKKNIVELVRKIATSQGLRGFWKGNLVNILRTAPFKAVNFCAYDTYRKQLLRFSGNEETTNFERFIAGAAAGITATIICLPLDTIRTKLVAPGGEALGGVIGAFQYMIRTEGFFSLYKGLVPSIISMAPSGAVFYGVYDILKSAYLHSPKGRKRIQNLHKQGKELSALDQLELGPVRTLLYGAIAGACAEAATYPFEVVRRQLQLQVQSTRLSSFATCAKIVEHGGIQALYAGLIPSLLQVLPSASISYFVYEFMKIVLKVE; encoded by the exons atgccACTACCACAGGACCTCACTCCCCACCAACAATCCCACCGTTTCCTCAATTTCCCTTCCGATTTCTCTTCCCTCACCGCGCCACCACCCGGGGGATTGTTCCTCGAACCCGCAACTCCAGATTCCTTCCTCCGCCTGCTTCCCGCCGCCTCGATTCGTGCCGAATTGAATCCCTCGCCGCCACGCCGGAGGCTTAAGGCGGCAGTAGCTGCTAGCTGCTTCTTGTCGGTGAGCTTGCCGAGTGCTAAACTCGTGGTGCCGAATGGGGACAACGGCTCCGACAAGGAGACAAGTTCGGAGGAGGGTGTTGTTGAGGTACAACACAAGGTTAGGACGGTACGAGGAGGCAATGCCGTCAACAACACCACTAAGCATCTATGGGCTGGTGCCGTAGCTGCCATGGTTTCTAG AACTTGTGTTGCTCCACTTGAAAGACTTAAGCTGGAGTATATAGTTCGCGGGGAGAAGAAGAATATCGTTGAGCTTGTGAGAAAGATAGCCACTTCTCAGGGTCTGAGGGGCTTTTGGAAGGGGAACCTTGTAAATATTCTGCGGACGGCTCCATTCAAGGCAGTGAATTTTTGTGCTTATGATACATATAGGAAGCAGCTCCTTAGATTCTCCGGAAATGAGGAAACTACCAATTTTGAGAGGTTTATTGCTGGTGCTGCTGCTGGAATTACTGCTACCATTATTTGCCTTCCACTTGACACA ATCCGGACCAAGTTGGTGGCACCTGGTGGGGAAGCTTTGGGTGGTGTTATTGGTGCTTTCCAATACATGATTCGGACTGAAGGCTTCTTTTCTCTCTACAAGGGTTTGGTACCGTCAATTATAAGTATGGCTCCTTCTGGTGCAGTTTTTTATGGTGTATATGATATACTCAAATCAGCTTATTTGCATTCACCCAAAGGAAGgaagcgaatccagaatttgcaCAAACAGGGTAAGGAATTGAGTGCATTGGATCAGCTTGAGTTAGGACCAGTAAGGACGCTGTTGTATGGTGCTATTGCCGGTGCTTGTGCAGAAGCTGCTACATATCCATTCGAAGTTGTAAGGAGGCAGCTTCAATTGCAAGTCCAGTCTACCCGTTTAAGTTCTTTTGCGACTTGTGCCAAAATAGTGGAACATGGAGGCATTCAAGCTCTGTATGCAGGACTTATTCCCAGCTTACTCCAG GTACTTCCTTCAGCATCAATCAGTTACTTTGTCTATGAATTCATGAAGATTGTGCTCAAAGTGGAGTAG
- the LOC112706171 gene encoding uncharacterized protein isoform X2 — translation MTLQGLSTVALAKRPPSPRFKVDSGRSRLLYGDRISSYGASASRIRTKSIRCAGLGESRQGSLGNNNSVVYEGIYGPWTIESSDVREVILYRSGLVTAATSFVIAASAAFFPDSSSLSAIKRILQTLWVLGVIGSATVYINFAQPANESLTQYVLENPSAVWLVGPLFAAMTGLVFKEGLCYGKLEAGVLTFVIPILLLGHLFGLMDDGPKLFLLASWMTLFVIFAGRKFTQPIKDDIGDKSVFMFNSLEQDEKETLLEKLQQGKTQ, via the exons ATGACATTGCAAGGTTTGAGTACGGTGGCACTAGCGAAACGGCCTCCTAGTCCTCGATTCAAAGTAGACAGTGGTAGATCGAGGTTATTATATGGTGATCGAATTTCTTCTTATGGAGCATCAgccagcagaatcagaaccaagtCAATAAGATGTGCAGGTTTGGGAGAAAGCCGCCAAGGTTCCTTGGGCAATAACAATAGTGTTGTTTACGAGGGTATTTATGGCCCCTGGACCATTGAATCATCAGATGTTCGCGAG GTAATTTTGTACAGATCAGGATTGGTGACAGCTGCGACATCATTTGTGATCGCCGCATCAGCTGCCTTTTTTCCAGATAGCTCATCACTAAGTGCT ATCAAGCGCATCCTACAAACATTGTGGGTGCTTGGCGTTATTGGATCAGCCACTGTTTACATCAACTTTGCACAACCAGCTAATGAGAGTCTGACACAGTATGTTTTGGAAAATCCATCTGCTGTTTGGCTTGTTGGTCCTCTTTTTGCTGCGATGACAGGGTTGGTCTTCAAGGAAG GATTGTGCTATGGCAAGTTAGAAGCAGGAGTACTCACTTTTGTTATTCCTATTCTTCTTCTCGGTCATTTG TTTGGTTTGATGGATGATGGACCTAAATTATTTCTACTTGCTTCATGGATGACGCTTTTCGTGATATTTGCGGGAAGGAAGTTCACTCAGCCAATCAAG GATGATATTGGCGACAAGTCTGTTTTCATGTTCAATTCTCTTGAACAAGATGAAAAGGAGACATTGCTTGAGAAATTACAACAGGGCAAAACTCAATAG
- the LOC112706173 gene encoding multifunctional methyltransferase subunit TRM112 homolog A, with protein MRLLTHNMLSSNIKGVEKGFPLRIEAEKVVEKPVEMNADFLRKMFEKVEWKAFLEASRSMGYAQLPEEVDSGMLESDEFLSRFHHALLELHLEEGALVCPETGRRFPVNKGIPNMLLHEDEV; from the coding sequence ATGAGGCTGCTGACGCACAACATGCTATCGTCGAATATAAAGGGAGTGGAGAAGGGGTTTCCGCTGCGGATCGAGGCGGAGAAGGTGGTTGAGAAGCCGGTTGAGATGAACGCGGATTTCCTGCGGAAGATGTTCGAGAAGGTGGAGTGGAAGGCATTCTTAGAAGCTTCTAGAAGCATGGGGTATGCGCAGCTCCCGGAGGAGGTGGATTCCGGCATGCTTGAGTCGGACGAGTTCCTGAGTAGGTTCCACCATGCACTCCTCGAGCTCCACCTTGAAGAAGGCGCCCTCGTCTGTCCCGAGACCGGCCGCCGATTCCCCGTCAACAAGGGTATCCCTAACATGCTCCTCCATGAGGACGAGGTCTGA
- the LOC112706171 gene encoding uncharacterized protein isoform X1 — protein sequence MTLQGLSTVALAKRPPSPRFKVDSGRSRLLYGDRISSYGASASRIRTKSIRCAGLGESRQGSLGNNNSVVYEGIYGPWTIESSDVREVILYRSGLVTAATSFVIAASAAFFPDSSSLSAVLKQNLDAFYVIGSGGLGLSLLLIHIYVTQIKRILQTLWVLGVIGSATVYINFAQPANESLTQYVLENPSAVWLVGPLFAAMTGLVFKEGLCYGKLEAGVLTFVIPILLLGHLFGLMDDGPKLFLLASWMTLFVIFAGRKFTQPIKDDIGDKSVFMFNSLEQDEKETLLEKLQQGKTQ from the exons ATGACATTGCAAGGTTTGAGTACGGTGGCACTAGCGAAACGGCCTCCTAGTCCTCGATTCAAAGTAGACAGTGGTAGATCGAGGTTATTATATGGTGATCGAATTTCTTCTTATGGAGCATCAgccagcagaatcagaaccaagtCAATAAGATGTGCAGGTTTGGGAGAAAGCCGCCAAGGTTCCTTGGGCAATAACAATAGTGTTGTTTACGAGGGTATTTATGGCCCCTGGACCATTGAATCATCAGATGTTCGCGAG GTAATTTTGTACAGATCAGGATTGGTGACAGCTGCGACATCATTTGTGATCGCCGCATCAGCTGCCTTTTTTCCAGATAGCTCATCACTAAGTGCTGTACTCAAGCAAAACCTGGATGCTTTTTATGTTATTGGCTCAGGTGGGTTGGGTTTATCATTACTATTGATTCACATCTATGTCACTCAGATCAAGCGCATCCTACAAACATTGTGGGTGCTTGGCGTTATTGGATCAGCCACTGTTTACATCAACTTTGCACAACCAGCTAATGAGAGTCTGACACAGTATGTTTTGGAAAATCCATCTGCTGTTTGGCTTGTTGGTCCTCTTTTTGCTGCGATGACAGGGTTGGTCTTCAAGGAAG GATTGTGCTATGGCAAGTTAGAAGCAGGAGTACTCACTTTTGTTATTCCTATTCTTCTTCTCGGTCATTTG TTTGGTTTGATGGATGATGGACCTAAATTATTTCTACTTGCTTCATGGATGACGCTTTTCGTGATATTTGCGGGAAGGAAGTTCACTCAGCCAATCAAG GATGATATTGGCGACAAGTCTGTTTTCATGTTCAATTCTCTTGAACAAGATGAAAAGGAGACATTGCTTGAGAAATTACAACAGGGCAAAACTCAATAG
- the LOC112706169 gene encoding uncharacterized protein, whose amino-acid sequence MLSFYKRQTQKVDGNIIKNPLICKVCRLAMMSLEKALGPESPRTRTELHADFESTSKKRKWQQGPQDHPPFAQEFFKDHMINSTNKQVFDIQLHLDTPFTPHKWRQFLALHHHQSMEKPEPIPPNHQNHQNHMSLDLDLNLTCESLKKKEEAVVPEGMNSNKLIIKKNNNEEEGLIRTPSWLSMSEGDNEKEMVATVCMRCHMLVMLCKSSPSCPNCKFMHPPDQNPSFLKKRCGPLFC is encoded by the exons ATGCTTTCATTCTACAAAAGACAGACGCAAAAGGTTGATGGCAATATAATTAAGAACCCTTTGATTTGTAAGGTGTGTAGGTTAGCTATGATGTCCCTTGAGAAAGCATTGGGTCCTGAGAGCCCAAGAACCAGAACCGAACTCCATGCAGATTTCGAATCCACTTCAAAGAAGAGAAAGTGGCAGCAGGGTCCCCAAGACCACCCACCTTTTGCCCAAGAATTCTTCAAGGATCACATGATAAACTCAACAAACAAACAGGTCTTCGACATACAGCTTCATCTCGACACCCCTTTTACCCCACATAAATGGCGTCAATTCCTcgctcttcatcatcatcag TCAATGGAGAAACCGGAACCGATACCTCCAAATCACCAGAATCATCAGAATCACATGAGCTTAGACCTTGATCTGAACTTGACATGTGAATctctgaagaagaaagaagaagcagtagtaCCGGAGGGGATGAATTCGAACAAGCTTATTATTAAGAAGAATAATAATGAGGAGGAGGGTTTGATCCGTACTCCGTCGTGGCTGTCAATGTCAGAGGGAGATAATGAGAAAGAGATGGTTGCAACGGTTTGCATGCGGTGTCACATGCTGGTGATGCTGTGCAAATCTTCTCCTTCCTGTCCTAACTGCAAATTCATGCACCCACCAGATCAGAACCCCTCTTTCTTGAAGAAGAGGTGTGGCCCCCTCTTCTGCTAG